From the genome of Papaver somniferum cultivar HN1 chromosome 2, ASM357369v1, whole genome shotgun sequence, one region includes:
- the LOC113348063 gene encoding mediator of RNA polymerase II transcription subunit 6-like yields the protein MATSMMPPGGNPNMDGNPQLPPTPGTDMTGICFRDQLWLNSYPLDRNLVFDYFALSPFYDFSCNNEQLRMQQIHPLDISHLQKMTGIEFSLSEVMEPHLFVIKKQKREAERVTPMLTYYVLDGSIYQAPQLANVFAARIGRALYHISKAFTTAASKSEKIGYVDGENESTGTETKVVKETIDFKEVKRIDHILGALQRKLQPAPPPPPYPEGYVPPTSEADKVPDNPESAEPQPPPLDPIIDQGPTKRMKYN from the exons ATGGCGACGTCAATGATGCCACCAGGTGGAAACCCTAACATGGATGGAAATCCACAGTTACCACCAACTCCTGGTACAGATATGACAGGAATATGCTTCAGAGATCAGTTATGGTTAAATTCATATCCTCTTGACCGAAATCTTGTTTTCGATTACTTCGCTTTATCtccattttatgattttagttgtAATAATGAGCAGCTCAGGATGCAACAGATTCATCCTCTCGATATCTCTCATCTCCA GAAAATGACTGGCATTGAATTCAGCCTAAGTGAAGTAATGGAGCCACATCTATTTGTCATTAAAAAACAAAAGCGAGAAGCTGAGAGAGTCACACCCATGCTTACATATTATGTCTTGGATGGTTCTATTTATCAAGCACCTCAGCTTGCCAATGTCTTTGCAGCTCGAATT GGACGAGCTCTTTATCATATATCAAAGGCTTTTACAACTGCTGCATCCAAGTCGGAGAAAATTGGATATG TTGATGGTGAAAATGAGAGTACTGGCACGGAAACAAAGGTTGTAAAAGAAACAATCGATTTTAAGGAAGTAAAACGAATAGACCACATTCTCGGAGCACTACAACGCAAG CTTCAACCGGCCCCTCCTCCACCTCCATATCCTGAAGGTTATGTTCCTCCAACATCTGAAGCCGATAAAGTCCCTGACAATCCAGAATCAGCTGAACCTCAGCCTCCTCCTCTGGATCCCATCATAGATCAAGGTCCCACCAAAAGGATGAAGTATAATTAA
- the LOC113348064 gene encoding inositol oxygenase 1-like: MTVIVPEPAVVENSNPDHKEEINKEEEVTKEEQQDLKLDGGFEVPESNAFGHSFRDYEKESQRKESVEEFYKTNHINQTYEFAIKKKEYYEKLDKTEMSIWECCELLNEFVDESDPDLDEPQIEHLLQTAEAIRKDYPDEDWLHLTALIHDLGKVLLHPAFGKQPQWSVVGDTFPLGCAFDENIVHHQYFKENPDNDNPLYNTKLGVYTENCGLDKVTMSWGHDEYMYLVSKGNNTTLPPAALFIIRFHSFYAMHRSGAYRHLMNDEDHEMLKWLHVFNKYDLYSKSKVRVNQEEVKPYYLSLIEKYFPAKLKW, translated from the exons ATGACGGTCATTGTTCCAG AACCAGCTGTTGTTGAAAACAGCAACCCTGACCACAAGGAAGAgattaacaaagaagaagaagtaacaaaagaagaacaacaagATTTGAAACTTGATGGTGGATTCGAAGTTCCAGAAAGCAATGCCTTTGGCCATTCTTTCAG GGATTATGAAAAGGAGAGCCAAAGAAAAGAATCTGTGGAAGAGTTCTACAAAACAAATCATATCAATCAAACCTACGAATTC GCAATAAAGAAGAAGGAGTACTATGAAAAGCTAGACAAAACTGAGATGAGTATATGGGAATGCTGTGAACTCCTTAATGAATTTGTTGATGAGAGTGACCCAGATCTGGATGAGCCTCAGATTGAGCATCTTCTGCAAACTGCTGAAGCTATCAGAAAGGATTACCCTGATGAAGATTGGCTTCATCTTACTGCTCTTATCCATG ATTTGGGCAAAGTTTTGTTGCACCCAGCATTTGGTAAGCAGCCTCAATGGAGTGTTGTTG GTGATACATTCCCACTTGGATGTGCATTCGATGAAAATATCGTTCATCACCAG TACTTCAAGGAGAACCCAGACAATGATAACCCACTTTACAACACAAAGCTAGGGGTTTACACTGAGAACTGTGGTCTTGACAAGGTTACAATGTCATGGGGCCACGATGAGTACATGTACTTG GTGTCAAAAGGAAACAACACCACATTACCTCCAGCTGCACTATTTATCATCAGATTCCATTCCTTCTATG CAATGCACCGGTCTGGAGCTTATAGACACCTTATGAATGATGAAGAccatgaaatgctcaaatggcttcATGTCTTCAA CAAATATGACTTGTATAGCAAAAGCAAAGTGAGAGTTAACCAAGAAGAAGTGAAACCTTACTACTTGTCCCTTATTgaaaag TATTTCCCTGCCAAGCTCAAATGGTGA